In Streptomyces sp. NBC_00433, a single genomic region encodes these proteins:
- a CDS encoding roadblock/LC7 domain-containing protein gives MNNDLSWMLDSALEVPGARHAILISADGLLMARSQEMMKDDADTVAAAMSGIQSLSRTMAGFCGGAHMQWRQTLVEFDGGWVFLIAAGAGAYLAVSSAPDVDMGAITFRMQQLVGQLGKALTSPVRENTSTQA, from the coding sequence GTGAACAACGACCTGTCATGGATGCTTGACAGCGCCCTAGAAGTCCCAGGGGCACGTCATGCGATCCTGATCTCCGCCGACGGCCTCCTCATGGCCCGCTCGCAGGAGATGATGAAGGACGACGCCGACACCGTCGCTGCGGCCATGAGCGGCATCCAGTCGTTGAGCCGCACCATGGCCGGCTTCTGCGGTGGCGCTCATATGCAGTGGCGGCAGACCCTGGTCGAGTTCGACGGCGGGTGGGTCTTCCTCATCGCCGCGGGGGCGGGCGCGTACCTGGCCGTCTCCTCCGCTCCCGATGTCGACATGGGGGCGATCACCTTCCGGATGCAGCAGCTCGTCGGACAGCTCGGCAAGGCGCTGACCAGTCCGGTCCGTGAGAACACGAGTACCCAGGCATGA
- a CDS encoding ATP-binding protein — protein MTHYIQDPALWALIAGTPLAATVILRERRARNKTRREKAAVESRYAELEGSYATSVHEARIRAEDATKSALKSAMRTLQGLANEQQLAISKAQGKYGEHYVLQDLLEIDHMNSQFGRRAQAIAVLCDGWLGRQRADASVYDVVRSAKGRIRHYTRVEIRSQSNFAMTGRAVEPVALALAELLDNATSYSAPDSPIDITTRTVPKGVCIIIDDAGVGMNEEEKKRADHLLSPQGPTDITALGNPPQFGFAVIGVLAARYGFSVSVDSSSPYGGVRAVVLIPEELLTSMPEPEEAPMPPRTSGAAAPEVSTSTPGGLPKRSRKGSISIVPQADSTRAPVRTEAETASIMAAFQLGTQSGRSANTEGHDPQ, from the coding sequence ATGACGCATTACATACAGGATCCAGCGCTCTGGGCTCTGATCGCTGGCACGCCGCTCGCCGCCACCGTCATACTCCGCGAGCGCAGAGCGCGAAACAAGACACGCCGGGAGAAGGCGGCCGTCGAGAGCCGCTACGCGGAACTCGAAGGCAGTTACGCCACTTCCGTGCACGAGGCCCGGATCCGTGCGGAAGACGCCACCAAGAGTGCGCTGAAATCCGCGATGCGAACGCTGCAGGGTCTCGCGAACGAACAGCAGCTGGCCATCTCCAAGGCTCAGGGGAAATACGGCGAGCACTACGTGCTCCAGGACCTCCTGGAGATCGACCACATGAACTCGCAGTTCGGCAGGCGCGCCCAGGCCATCGCCGTGCTCTGCGACGGGTGGCTGGGCAGGCAGCGTGCCGACGCCTCGGTCTACGACGTGGTGCGCAGCGCGAAGGGCAGAATCCGGCACTACACCCGGGTCGAGATCCGTTCGCAGAGCAATTTCGCCATGACCGGCCGGGCCGTGGAACCGGTCGCGCTGGCGCTTGCCGAGCTGCTCGACAACGCGACCAGCTATTCCGCTCCCGACTCCCCCATCGACATCACCACCCGTACGGTGCCCAAGGGTGTCTGCATCATTATCGATGATGCCGGTGTCGGTATGAACGAGGAGGAGAAGAAGCGGGCCGACCACCTGCTGTCGCCGCAGGGCCCCACCGACATCACAGCACTGGGAAATCCGCCGCAGTTCGGTTTCGCGGTCATCGGTGTGCTCGCCGCCCGATACGGATTCAGCGTTTCCGTCGATTCGTCGTCCCCGTACGGTGGTGTGCGTGCGGTGGTGCTGATTCCCGAGGAGCTTCTGACCAGCATGCCAGAGCCGGAAGAAGCGCCGATGCCTCCCCGCACATCGGGGGCAGCAGCGCCAGAAGTGAGCACTTCCACCCCCGGTGGCCTCCCGAAACGTAGTCGAAAAGGCTCGATATCCATCGTGCCGCAAGCGGATTCCACCCGTGCCCCGGTCCGGACGGAAGCGGAAACTGCATCGATTATGGCCGCCTTCCAGCTCGGCACACAGTCCGGGCGCTCCGCAAACACGGAAGGGCACGATCCGCAGTGA
- a CDS encoding potassium channel family protein, whose product MRRRGDGAPPGPGGADVPPPDAPGSYRVAFPRSRIGPLAQVGRRLVLALLVLAVTVAIVYADRGGYHDNADGSVSFLDALYYSTVTLSTTGYGDIVPYSTGARLSNTFLVTPLRVIFLIILVGTTLEVLTERTREQFRVARWRRTLHDHVVIVGYGTKGRSAARTLLGRGVPAERIVVVDPNPKVVRSAAEEGYVAVTGDATRSEVLRRAEAQRARQIVVAPQRDDTAVLVTLTARQLNPHAHLVASVREEENAPLLRQSGADAVITSSGAAGRLLGLSVLSPGVGRVMDDLITYGSGLDLIERPVALSEAGTAPRDVRDLVVSVVRDARLLDHDDPEAAPLRATDRLIAIRRATEGPTAAPLG is encoded by the coding sequence ATGAGACGGCGGGGCGACGGCGCACCACCCGGTCCCGGCGGCGCCGACGTCCCGCCGCCGGATGCCCCGGGCAGCTACCGGGTGGCCTTCCCGCGCTCCAGGATCGGCCCGTTGGCGCAGGTCGGACGGCGTCTGGTGCTCGCACTGCTGGTGCTGGCCGTGACCGTGGCGATCGTCTACGCAGACCGGGGCGGCTACCACGACAACGCCGACGGCTCGGTGTCCTTCCTGGACGCCCTCTACTACTCGACGGTGACGCTGTCGACGACCGGCTACGGCGACATCGTCCCTTACAGCACGGGCGCGCGGCTGAGCAACACCTTCCTGGTGACGCCGCTGCGGGTGATCTTCCTGATCATCCTGGTCGGGACGACGCTCGAAGTGCTGACCGAGCGGACCAGGGAGCAATTCCGGGTGGCCCGTTGGAGGAGAACCTTGCACGACCATGTGGTCATCGTGGGATACGGCACCAAGGGGCGGTCGGCGGCGCGGACACTGCTGGGGCGCGGTGTGCCGGCGGAGCGGATCGTGGTCGTCGACCCGAACCCGAAGGTCGTGCGGAGCGCCGCCGAGGAGGGCTACGTGGCGGTCACCGGCGACGCGACCCGCAGCGAGGTGCTGCGGCGGGCCGAGGCGCAGCGGGCCCGGCAGATCGTCGTCGCACCCCAGCGCGACGACACCGCGGTCCTGGTCACCCTGACGGCCAGGCAGCTCAACCCGCACGCCCACCTGGTGGCCTCGGTCCGCGAGGAGGAGAACGCGCCGCTGCTGCGCCAGTCGGGCGCGGACGCCGTCATCACCAGCTCCGGCGCCGCCGGGCGGCTGCTCGGGCTGTCGGTGCTCAGCCCCGGCGTCGGCCGGGTGATGGACGACCTGATCACGTACGGCAGCGGGCTCGACCTCATCGAGCGGCCGGTCGCCTTGTCCGAGGCCGGGACGGCGCCGCGGGATGTGCGCGACCTGGTGGTGTCGGTGGTGCGCGACGCGCGGCTGCTGGACCACGACGACCCCGAGGCGGCGCCGCTGCGGGCGACCGACCGGCTGATCGCCATCCGCCGGGCGACCGAGGGCCCGACTGCCGCACCGCTGGGCTGA
- a CDS encoding molybdopterin molybdotransferase MoeA, which produces MTGPRDNGPRANRPREHGRPGADSADRALDDALALANGPRAAGPAARPPSTDPLVVALGHEPGDRPPAAPAARHQAAAVPWPEARRIARRVGGRLDARALPLGEELLGMALARALPALTDLPSFDFSAMDGWAVAGTGPWRLKGQVLAGQQRLADALLGGHAVRIATGALLPPGTTAVLRSEHGSTQRRTDGEWLHVRAPHPAPRPGQEIRRKGQECRGGDELLPPGTVVTPAVLGLAAAAGYDELAVTMRPRVEILVLGDELLDHGPPRAGRVRDALGPMLPSWLRGLGADVTSVRRLMDDADVLRAAVAASSADLVVTTGGTAGGPVDHVHPVLAALGARLLVDGVAVRPGHPMLLAEMPAGGLLAGLPGNPLAAVAGVLTLVAPVLRTLGGRPVPAPYAAPLTADIPGHPVDTRLVPVVFDDESAARPLHFTGPAMLRGLAAADGMAVIPPGGARAGQETAVLDTGALAPAWGSGT; this is translated from the coding sequence ATGACCGGCCCGCGCGACAACGGGCCCCGGGCGAACCGCCCCCGGGAGCACGGCCGTCCGGGCGCCGACTCCGCCGACCGGGCGCTCGACGACGCCCTCGCGCTGGCCAACGGCCCCCGTGCGGCAGGCCCCGCCGCCCGCCCGCCGAGCACCGACCCGCTGGTCGTGGCGCTCGGGCACGAGCCCGGCGACCGGCCGCCGGCCGCGCCCGCGGCCCGGCACCAGGCGGCCGCCGTCCCCTGGCCCGAGGCGCGGCGGATCGCCCGCCGGGTCGGCGGCCGGCTCGACGCGCGGGCGCTGCCGCTCGGCGAGGAGCTGCTCGGCATGGCGCTGGCGCGGGCCCTGCCGGCGCTGACGGACCTGCCGTCGTTCGACTTCTCGGCCATGGACGGCTGGGCGGTGGCGGGCACGGGCCCCTGGCGGCTGAAGGGCCAGGTGCTCGCCGGGCAGCAGCGCCTGGCGGACGCGCTGCTCGGCGGCCACGCCGTCCGTATCGCCACCGGGGCACTGCTCCCGCCGGGCACCACCGCGGTCCTGCGCAGCGAGCACGGCAGCACCCAGCGCAGGACCGACGGCGAGTGGCTGCACGTGCGGGCGCCGCATCCCGCTCCCCGCCCCGGCCAGGAGATACGGCGCAAGGGCCAGGAGTGCCGCGGCGGCGACGAGCTGCTGCCCCCGGGCACCGTGGTGACGCCCGCGGTGCTGGGCCTGGCCGCCGCCGCGGGCTACGACGAACTGGCCGTCACCATGCGCCCCCGGGTGGAGATCCTGGTGCTCGGCGACGAGCTGCTCGACCACGGGCCGCCGCGGGCCGGCCGGGTGCGCGACGCGCTCGGCCCGATGCTGCCGTCCTGGCTGCGCGGGCTCGGCGCGGACGTCACCTCGGTGCGCCGGCTGATGGACGACGCCGATGTGCTGCGCGCCGCCGTGGCCGCGAGCAGCGCCGACCTCGTGGTGACCACCGGCGGCACGGCGGGCGGCCCCGTCGACCATGTGCACCCGGTGCTGGCCGCCCTGGGCGCGCGGCTGCTGGTCGACGGGGTGGCGGTAAGGCCGGGGCACCCGATGCTGCTGGCCGAAATGCCCGCGGGCGGGCTGCTGGCCGGGCTGCCCGGCAATCCGCTCGCGGCCGTCGCCGGGGTGCTCACGCTGGTGGCCCCCGTGCTGCGTACGCTCGGCGGCCGCCCGGTGCCCGCGCCCTACGCGGCCCCGCTGACCGCGGACATCCCCGGGCACCCGGTGGACACCCGGCTGGTCCCGGTGGTCTTCGACGACGAGTCGGCGGCGCGGCCGCTGCACTTCACCGGGCCCGCGATGCTGCGCGGCCTGGCCGCCGCCGACGGCATGGCGGTGATCCCGCCGGGCGGCGCCAGGGCCGGCCAGGAGACGGCGGTGCTCGACACCGGGGCGCTCGCGCCGGCCTGGGGGAGCGGGACATGA
- a CDS encoding 2-oxo acid dehydrogenase subunit E2 produces MAVVREFTLPDLGEGLTEAEIVRWLVQVGEVVAVDQPVVEMETAKAVVEVPCPYGGVVTARFGEEGDSLEVGRPLVTVAVGSAADAARLSGGDGDGGGDGQGSGNVLVGYGTGAAVARRRQRVRAVAAAAGGPVAAGDGSPTAAAPEAPQGGTATVAAPSGSAAADSSVAVDGEAGPVAVISPLVRRIAREHGLDLRRLAGSGPEGLILRSDVERAIAAPSPSPAPPEVADGAERVPLRGIRRAVAEKLTRSRREIPDATCWVDADATELLAARAAMNASGERRISVLALLARVVTAALARYPDLNSTVDTERSEIVRLPAVHLGFAAQTDRGLVVPVLRDAHTMTTTALAAEMARLTEAARTGSLTPAELTGGTFTLNNYGVFGVDGSTPIINHPEAAMLGVGRIAAKPWVHGGELAVRQVVQLSFTFDHRVCDGGTAGGFLRLVADCVEQPAVLLAAV; encoded by the coding sequence ATGGCCGTCGTGCGCGAATTCACCCTCCCCGACCTCGGCGAGGGGCTCACCGAGGCGGAGATCGTCCGCTGGCTGGTGCAGGTCGGCGAGGTCGTCGCCGTCGACCAGCCGGTGGTCGAGATGGAGACCGCCAAGGCGGTCGTCGAGGTGCCCTGCCCTTACGGCGGCGTGGTGACCGCCCGCTTCGGCGAGGAGGGCGACTCCCTGGAGGTGGGGCGCCCGCTGGTGACCGTGGCCGTGGGCTCCGCCGCCGATGCCGCCCGCCTGTCCGGCGGGGACGGCGACGGCGGCGGTGACGGGCAGGGCTCGGGCAATGTGCTGGTCGGTTACGGCACCGGCGCCGCGGTCGCGCGGCGGCGGCAGCGGGTGCGGGCGGTCGCCGCGGCGGCCGGCGGCCCGGTCGCGGCAGGCGACGGGTCGCCCACTGCCGCCGCGCCGGAAGCCCCGCAAGGCGGGACGGCGACGGTCGCCGCACCCTCCGGCTCCGCCGCGGCGGACAGCTCGGTCGCGGTGGACGGCGAGGCCGGCCCGGTGGCCGTCATCTCGCCGCTGGTCAGGAGGATCGCCCGGGAGCACGGCCTGGACCTGCGACGGCTGGCGGGCAGCGGCCCCGAGGGCCTGATCCTGCGCTCCGACGTGGAGCGCGCGATCGCGGCCCCGTCCCCGTCGCCCGCCCCTCCCGAGGTCGCGGACGGCGCCGAGCGGGTGCCGCTGCGCGGGATACGCCGGGCGGTCGCAGAGAAGCTGACCCGCAGCCGCCGCGAGATTCCCGACGCCACCTGCTGGGTGGACGCCGACGCCACGGAGCTGCTCGCCGCCCGGGCGGCGATGAACGCCTCGGGGGAGCGGCGGATCTCCGTCCTGGCGCTGCTGGCCCGGGTGGTGACGGCGGCGCTGGCGCGCTACCCGGACCTCAACTCCACGGTGGACACCGAGCGTTCCGAGATCGTACGGCTGCCCGCCGTGCACCTCGGCTTCGCGGCGCAGACCGACCGCGGCCTCGTGGTGCCGGTGCTGCGGGACGCGCACACCATGACCACCACGGCGCTCGCCGCCGAGATGGCCAGGCTCACCGAGGCCGCGCGGACCGGGTCGCTGACCCCCGCGGAGCTGACCGGCGGGACCTTCACGCTCAACAACTACGGGGTCTTCGGCGTCGACGGCTCCACGCCGATCATCAACCACCCCGAGGCCGCGATGCTCGGCGTCGGCCGGATAGCGGCCAAGCCGTGGGTGCACGGCGGCGAGCTGGCGGTGCGGCAGGTGGTGCAGCTGTCCTTCACCTTCGACCACCGGGTGTGCGACGGCGGGACGGCGGGCGGTTTCCTGCGGCTGGTCGCGGACTGCGTGGAGCAGCCCGCGGTGCTGCTCGCCGCGGTGTGA
- a CDS encoding alpha-ketoacid dehydrogenase subunit beta, which produces MTTATTAADRAAAPTRKPATMAQALNQALRDSLAADPAVHVMGEDVGALGGVFRITDGLTREFGEDRCTDTPLAEAGILGAAVGMAMYGLRPVVEMQFDAFAYPAFEQLVSHVARMRNRTRGALPLPITVRIPYGGGIGGVEHHSDSSEAYYLHTPGLHVVTPATVEDAYGLLRASIASDDPVVFLEPKRLYWSKADWSPQEPAAVAPIGRAVVRRQGRTATLITYGPSLPVCLEAAEAAEEEGWDLGVVDLRSLVPFDEETVAAAVRGTGRAVVVHESSGFGGAGAEIAARITERCFHHLEAPVLRVAGFDIPYPPPMLERHHLPGVDRILDAVGRLQWEER; this is translated from the coding sequence ATGACCACCGCCACCACCGCGGCGGACCGCGCCGCCGCCCCCACCCGCAAACCCGCCACCATGGCGCAGGCGCTCAACCAGGCGCTGCGCGACTCCCTCGCCGCCGACCCGGCGGTGCACGTCATGGGCGAGGACGTCGGCGCCCTCGGCGGGGTCTTCCGCATCACCGACGGGCTCACCAGGGAATTCGGCGAGGACCGCTGCACCGACACCCCGCTGGCCGAGGCGGGCATCCTCGGCGCCGCCGTCGGCATGGCGATGTACGGGCTGCGGCCGGTCGTGGAGATGCAGTTCGACGCCTTCGCCTACCCGGCGTTCGAGCAGCTGGTCAGCCATGTCGCCCGGATGCGGAACCGCACCCGCGGGGCGCTGCCGCTGCCCATCACCGTACGGATCCCCTACGGCGGCGGCATCGGCGGCGTCGAGCACCACAGCGACTCCTCCGAGGCGTACTACCTGCACACCCCCGGCCTTCACGTGGTCACCCCGGCGACCGTCGAGGACGCCTACGGGCTGTTGCGGGCGTCCATCGCCTCCGACGACCCGGTGGTCTTCCTCGAACCCAAGCGGCTGTACTGGTCGAAGGCCGACTGGTCGCCGCAGGAGCCGGCCGCCGTGGCGCCGATCGGCCGGGCCGTGGTGCGCCGGCAGGGGCGTACGGCGACGCTGATCACGTACGGCCCCTCGCTGCCGGTGTGCCTGGAGGCGGCGGAGGCGGCCGAGGAGGAGGGCTGGGATCTCGGCGTGGTCGACCTGCGCAGCCTGGTGCCCTTCGACGAGGAGACGGTCGCCGCGGCCGTCCGCGGCACCGGCCGGGCGGTCGTCGTCCACGAGTCGTCGGGCTTCGGCGGCGCCGGCGCGGAGATAGCGGCGCGTATCACCGAGCGCTGCTTCCACCACCTGGAGGCGCCCGTGCTGCGGGTCGCCGGCTTCGACATCCCCTATCCGCCGCCGATGCTCGAACGGCACCATCTGCCGGGCGTGGACCGCATCCTCGACGCCGTCGGCCGACTGCAGTGGGAGGAGCGCTGA
- the pdhA gene encoding pyruvate dehydrogenase (acetyl-transferring) E1 component subunit alpha — protein MTVLDTPAWRPRADAAPLLPDPEPYRLLGTPAAADLDPALLSRLYGQLVRGRRYNRQATALTKQGRLAVYPSSTGQEACEIAAALALRPRDWLFPSYRDTLAVVARGVDPVEALTLLRGDWHTGYDPREHRVAPLSTPLATQLPHAVGLAHAARLSGDPVAALAMVGDGGTSEGDFHEALNFAAVWRAPVVFLVQNNGFAISVPLDKQTAAPTLAHKAVGYGMPGRLVDGNDVAAVHQVLTEALERAREGGGPTLVEAITYRIDAHTNADDATRYREESEVAAWRAHDPVELLERELTGRGLLDDAGRQRALDEAEAMAADLRERMHEDPPLDPMELFAHVYAEPTPQLREQAAQLRAEMEAERQS, from the coding sequence CGACCCGGAGCCCTACCGGCTGCTCGGCACCCCTGCCGCGGCGGACCTGGACCCCGCGCTGCTCAGCAGGCTGTACGGGCAGCTCGTCCGCGGCCGCCGCTACAACCGGCAGGCCACCGCCCTGACCAAGCAGGGCCGCCTCGCCGTCTATCCGTCCAGCACCGGCCAGGAGGCCTGCGAGATCGCCGCCGCCCTCGCGCTGCGGCCCCGCGACTGGCTCTTCCCCAGCTACCGCGACACCCTCGCCGTCGTCGCCCGCGGGGTCGACCCCGTCGAGGCGCTGACGCTGCTGCGCGGCGACTGGCACACCGGCTACGACCCACGCGAGCACCGCGTCGCGCCGCTCAGCACCCCGCTGGCCACCCAGCTGCCGCACGCCGTCGGCCTCGCGCACGCGGCGCGGCTCAGCGGCGACCCGGTGGCCGCGCTGGCCATGGTCGGCGACGGCGGGACCAGCGAGGGCGACTTCCACGAGGCGCTCAACTTCGCGGCCGTCTGGCGGGCCCCGGTGGTCTTCCTGGTGCAGAACAACGGCTTCGCCATCTCCGTGCCCCTCGACAAGCAGACCGCCGCCCCCACCCTCGCCCACAAGGCGGTCGGCTACGGCATGCCGGGCCGGCTGGTGGACGGCAACGACGTGGCGGCCGTCCACCAGGTGCTCACCGAAGCCCTGGAGCGGGCGCGCGAAGGCGGCGGCCCCACCCTGGTCGAGGCGATCACCTACCGGATCGACGCGCACACCAACGCCGACGACGCCACCCGCTACCGCGAGGAGTCCGAGGTCGCGGCCTGGCGGGCGCACGACCCCGTGGAGCTGCTGGAAAGGGAGCTGACAGGCCGCGGGCTGCTGGACGACGCCGGCCGGCAGCGCGCGCTGGACGAGGCCGAGGCGATGGCCGCCGACCTGCGCGAGCGGATGCACGAGGACCCGCCGCTCGACCCGATGGAGCTGTTCGCGCACGTCTATGCCGAGCCGACACCGCAGTTGCGCGAGCAGGCCGCGCAATTGCGGGCGGAGATGGAAGCGGAGCGGCAGTCATGA